Proteins encoded together in one Orcinus orca chromosome 13, mOrcOrc1.1, whole genome shotgun sequence window:
- the LOC101287413 gene encoding cytochrome c oxidase subunit 5B, mitochondrial, translating into MASRLLRAAGALAAQALRARGPSGVSVVRSMASGGGVPTDDEQATGLEREVMLAARKGLDPYNILAPKAASGTKEDPNLVPSITNKRIVGCICEEDNSAVIWFWLHKGEAQRCPSCGTHYKLVPHQLAH; encoded by the exons ATGGCTTCAAGGTTACTCCGCGCAGCTGGAGCGCTGGCCGCGCAGGCCCTGAGGGCCCGCGGTCCCAGTGGAGTCTCCGTGGTGCGCTCTATGGCGTCTGGAG GTGGTGTTCCTACTGATGATGAGCAGGCCACTGGGCTGGAGAGGGAGGTCATGCTGGCTGCACGCAAGGGACTG gaCCCGTACAATATACTTGCCCCAAAGGCAGCCTCAGGTACCAAGGAAGACCCTAATTTAGTCCCCTCCATCACCAATAAGCGGATAGTGGGCTGCATCT GTGAAGAAGACAACAGTGCTGTCATCTGGTTCTGGCTGCATAAGGGCGAGGCCCAGCGATGCCCTAGCTGTGGAACCCATTACAAGCTGGTGCCCCACCAGCTGGCCCACTGA